A stretch of the bacterium genome encodes the following:
- a CDS encoding DUF883 C-terminal domain-containing protein has protein sequence MSNSKDTVFQKHGNEFKSSASAIGHDVQDLGRATKHLAEDAVNLLKNNANDYYQQGVKKAQNLEKTLETRIKENPMQSLLIAAGVGFVIGALIARR, from the coding sequence ATGAGCAATTCGAAAGACACTGTCTTCCAGAAACACGGCAACGAGTTCAAGAGCAGCGCTTCGGCGATCGGACACGACGTTCAAGACCTGGGACGAGCCACCAAACATCTCGCCGAGGATGCGGTGAATCTCCTGAAGAACAACGCCAACGATTACTATCAGCAAGGCGTGAAAAAAGCTCAGAACCTGGAAAAGACTCTGGAGACGCGAATCAAGGAGAATCCAATGCAGTCCTTGCTGATCGCGGCCGGAGTCGGGTTCGTGATCGGCGCGCTCATCGCCCGCCGCTAG
- a CDS encoding VWA domain-containing protein, with amino-acid sequence MFLAFFYALRALKVPVGTHEWLDLMEALAGDLSESSVDRFYYLGRALLVKSESLYDAYDQAFLACFSGVGAEEFKKQLADWLNRVVDPAQRPELPQGLEKLNLEELRRRFLERLRQQTSEHHGGSHWIGTGGTSPFGHSGAHPSGIRLGGPGGGRMAVKVAEERRFRNYRHDLVLDTRQLKVALKRLRRLEPTGQAVELDVGGTIDKTSRNAGEIDLVYRQPRKNQAELMLLMDVGGSMDPYAQLVESLFSAAHASRHFKAFHHFYFHNCIYGRLFTDMNQRHFLPTEEVFRRYRRSFHVLIVGDACMNPYELFVPNGSIDYWEKHAEPGIAWLRKLREHYPSIVWLNPETPEYWSGHPTIHAISQLIRMFPLTVAGLTEAVDELRKEVVLPAFQSPSFSGQRLYE; translated from the coding sequence ATGTTCCTCGCCTTCTTCTACGCTCTCCGCGCCTTGAAAGTCCCGGTCGGAACCCACGAATGGCTCGACCTGATGGAGGCCTTGGCCGGCGATCTCTCCGAATCCTCGGTCGACCGCTTCTACTATCTGGGCCGGGCCCTGCTGGTGAAATCGGAATCGCTTTACGACGCCTACGACCAGGCCTTCCTGGCCTGCTTCAGCGGCGTCGGGGCCGAGGAGTTCAAGAAGCAGCTGGCCGATTGGCTCAACCGAGTCGTCGACCCCGCGCAAAGGCCGGAGCTGCCCCAGGGTCTGGAGAAGCTGAATTTGGAGGAGCTGCGCCGCCGTTTCCTCGAGCGGCTCCGGCAGCAAACCTCGGAGCATCACGGCGGCAGCCACTGGATCGGCACCGGCGGAACCTCGCCTTTCGGCCATTCCGGAGCCCATCCCTCGGGCATCCGCCTCGGCGGGCCCGGCGGCGGCCGGATGGCGGTGAAGGTGGCCGAGGAGCGGCGCTTCCGGAACTATCGTCACGACCTGGTCCTCGACACCCGCCAACTCAAGGTGGCTCTCAAGCGGCTGCGCCGGCTCGAGCCCACCGGCCAAGCCGTCGAGCTCGACGTCGGCGGCACCATCGACAAGACTTCGCGCAACGCCGGCGAGATCGACCTGGTCTACCGCCAGCCCCGAAAAAACCAGGCCGAGCTGATGCTCCTGATGGACGTCGGCGGCAGCATGGACCCCTACGCCCAGCTGGTCGAATCGCTTTTCTCGGCGGCCCACGCCTCCCGGCACTTCAAGGCCTTCCATCACTTTTATTTCCACAACTGCATCTACGGCCGCCTCTTCACCGACATGAACCAGCGCCACTTCCTGCCGACCGAGGAGGTGTTCCGCCGCTACCGCCGCAGCTTCCACGTCTTGATCGTCGGCGATGCCTGCATGAACCCCTACGAGCTCTTCGTCCCCAACGGATCGATCGATTACTGGGAGAAGCACGCCGAGCCGGGCATCGCCTGGCTGCGCAAGCTCCGCGAGCACTACCCTTCGATCGTCTGGCTCAACCCCGAGACGCCGGAATATTGGAGCGGGCATCCGACCATCCACGCCATTTCCCAGCTCATCCGGATGTTCCCGCTGACCGTGGCCGGCTTGACCGAGGCCGTCGACGAGCTACGCAAGGAAGTGGTCCTGCCGGCCTTCCAGAGCCCCTCTTTCAGCGGCCAAAGGCTCTACGAATAA
- a CDS encoding M14 family metallopeptidase, whose product MLKVLEEIPAGLLELKSDQLAQALEGPTLFHLPGRRPEPLFVSVLLHGNETTGWNALRGLLASHGAEPLPRALSFFIGNVAAAAKGVRRLEDQPDFNRIWLAGTTPEHEMTRRVLEELRQRRVFASVDIHNNTGVNPHYACVNRLDHRFFHLATLFQRTVVHFTRPEGVQTSAFADLCPSVTLECGQVGSLAGLSHVRDYLSACLHLAEIPAHPIHAQDIDLYHTVAVVKVPDEVSFGFGAEEGDLRFPEDLERRNFTELEPGFLLARRRLGSEARLVVADESGREVGDRYLEESDGELRTRLKMTPSMFTLNKTIIRQDCLGYFMERVGLEIPPFEKGG is encoded by the coding sequence ATGCTGAAGGTCTTGGAAGAAATTCCGGCCGGCTTGCTCGAGCTGAAATCCGACCAATTGGCTCAGGCTCTGGAAGGCCCCACTTTGTTTCATTTGCCGGGCCGCCGCCCCGAGCCGCTTTTCGTTTCGGTCCTCTTGCACGGCAACGAGACCACCGGCTGGAACGCCCTGCGCGGCCTCTTGGCTTCCCACGGCGCCGAGCCTCTGCCGCGGGCGCTATCCTTCTTCATCGGCAACGTCGCGGCCGCCGCCAAGGGCGTCCGGCGCTTGGAGGACCAGCCCGACTTCAACCGGATCTGGCTGGCCGGCACCACCCCCGAGCATGAGATGACCCGGCGGGTGCTCGAGGAGCTGCGCCAGCGCCGGGTCTTCGCCAGCGTCGACATCCACAATAACACCGGCGTCAACCCGCACTACGCCTGCGTCAACCGCTTGGACCACCGCTTCTTTCATTTGGCGACGCTCTTCCAGCGCACCGTCGTCCACTTCACCCGGCCTGAAGGCGTTCAGACCTCGGCCTTCGCCGACCTTTGCCCCTCGGTCACCTTGGAATGCGGCCAAGTCGGCTCCTTGGCCGGCCTCTCCCACGTCCGGGATTATTTGAGCGCCTGCCTCCACTTGGCGGAAATCCCGGCTCACCCCATTCACGCTCAGGACATCGATCTTTATCACACGGTGGCGGTGGTGAAGGTGCCCGACGAGGTCAGCTTCGGCTTCGGCGCCGAGGAGGGCGATCTGCGCTTCCCCGAGGATCTGGAGCGGAGGAATTTCACCGAGCTGGAGCCGGGTTTTTTGCTGGCGAGACGGCGGCTGGGCAGCGAGGCCCGATTGGTGGTGGCCGATGAGAGCGGCCGGGAAGTCGGCGATCGCTACCTGGAAGAAAGCGATGGCGAGCTGCGGACTCGTTTGAAGATGACGCCTTCGATGTTCACCTTGAACAAGACGATCATTCGGCAGGATTGCCTCGGTTATTTCATGGAGAGGGTCGGTCTTGAAATCCCCCCCTTTGAAAAAGGGGGGTAG
- a CDS encoding MoxR family ATPase, with protein sequence MTPQALYRGTSDYVASPDLQQVVNVALAIGRPLLLKGEPGTGKTLLAASIAEALKRPLIRWNIKSTTKAVDGLYVYDTVQRLNDSRFGGGDVGNVKHYIKLGKLGMAFTAEEPVVLLIDEIDKADLEFPNDLLAEIDEMRFHIPETDEEITAKNRPMVVITSNSEKELPDPFLRRCVFHFIEFPDEAMMTKIVNVHFPDLEKGLLQAALKKFYELRQLSNLKKPPSTSELIDWIQALLAMGIDGKQILEETPLIGTLLKNEQDHAHPRIARLRR encoded by the coding sequence ATGACCCCACAAGCTCTTTACCGCGGAACCTCCGACTACGTCGCCTCGCCCGACCTCCAGCAGGTCGTCAACGTCGCCCTGGCCATCGGCCGCCCGTTGCTGCTCAAGGGCGAGCCCGGCACCGGCAAGACCCTGCTGGCCGCTTCGATCGCCGAGGCCCTGAAGCGCCCGCTGATCCGCTGGAACATCAAGTCGACGACCAAGGCCGTCGACGGCCTCTACGTCTACGACACCGTCCAGCGCCTCAACGACAGCCGCTTCGGCGGCGGCGACGTCGGCAACGTCAAGCACTACATCAAGCTCGGCAAGCTCGGCATGGCCTTCACCGCCGAGGAGCCGGTGGTCCTCCTGATCGACGAGATCGACAAGGCCGACTTGGAATTCCCCAACGACCTCTTGGCCGAAATCGACGAGATGCGCTTTCACATCCCCGAAACCGACGAGGAGATCACGGCCAAGAACCGGCCGATGGTCGTCATCACCTCCAACTCCGAGAAAGAGCTGCCCGATCCCTTCCTGCGGCGCTGCGTCTTTCATTTCATCGAGTTCCCCGACGAGGCGATGATGACCAAGATCGTGAATGTTCATTTTCCGGATTTGGAAAAAGGCCTGCTCCAAGCCGCCTTGAAAAAATTTTACGAGCTGCGCCAGCTCAGCAATCTCAAGAAGCCGCCCTCGACCTCCGAGCTGATCGACTGGATTCAGGCCCTGCTGGCGATGGGAATCGACGGCAAGCAAATCTTGGAAGAGACGCCCTTGATCGGCACCCTGCTCAAGAACGAGCAGGACCACGCCCATCCCCGGATCGCCCGTTTGCGAAGGTAA